In Nicotiana tabacum cultivar K326 chromosome 11, ASM71507v2, whole genome shotgun sequence, a single window of DNA contains:
- the LOC107828729 gene encoding wax ester synthase/diacylglycerol acyltransferase 11: MESSTELICRKPFLKPIETKRKTIEELEMDVEEEEPLSPTAKMFLDPILNIHVMAIMFCKTRISPQPTKDKLVHTLLKHPRFTSVLVVDEENGGEMKWVQTKVDLNHHIIIPEVDESKLELLSPEKYIEDYVHNLTKTNLDKSKPLWEFHLLNIKTRDAEGVSIFRAHHSLGDGTSLISLLLACTRQTADELKLPTIPTKKRRPTYDSGKSEVEGGLLGLWGYVVAVWIFIKMIGNTIVDIFMFIATLVFLKDTETPINSLAADSKSKIRRIVHRTISLDDMKLVKNALNMTVNDVALGITQAGLSKYLNRRYAVGKEDKGDTEENNNLPLGIRLRSCLMINLRSKPGIQDLADMMEKGSKGKWGGWGNWFGCALLPFKIALHDDPLDYVKEAKATIDRKKNSFEALYTLVMAELLSKIFGIKAVSAMTQRVFSSATICFTNLVGPQEEIEFCGHPLAYFAPTSYGQPNALTINFQSYINKMTIVLSLDESAIPDPQQLLDDFEDSMKLIKDAVIERGLVNNRNDQEMKDI; the protein is encoded by the exons ATGGAGTCCTCCACTGAACTCATATGTAGAAAACCATTTCTGAAACCAATAGAAACAAAGAGAAAAACCATAGAAGAGTTGGAAATGgacgttgaagaagaagaaccaTTGAGTCCCACAGCAAAAATGTTCTTAGATCCAatattaaatattcatgtaatggCCATTATGTTTTGCAAAACTAGGATTTCTCCACAGCCTACTAAAGACAAGTTGGTTCATACTTTGCTTAAGCATCCACGTTTCACTAGCGTCCTG GTGGTAGATGAAGAAAATGGAGGAGAAATGAAATGGGTACAAACAAAAGTTGATTTAAACCACCATATTATAATACCAGAAGTTGATGAAAGTAAGCTGGAATTATTATCACCAGAAAAATACATAGAAGATTATGTTCACAATCTTACTAAAACAAATCTTGACAAATCAAAACCACTATGGGAATTTCATCTTTTGAATATTAAAACTCGTGATGCTGAAGGTGTGAGCATATTTCGTGCTCATCATTCTCTTGGTGATGGCACTTCTTTAATTTCTCTATTATTAGCTTGTACTCGTCAAACTGCTGATGAACTCAAACTTCCTACTATTCCTACCAAGAAAAGAAGACCTACATATGACTCAG GTAAATCAGAAGTGGAGGGAGGATTATTAGGATTATGGGGGTATGTGGTAGCAGTttggattttcataaaaatgaTTGGGAATACAATAGTGGACATTTTCATGTTCATAGCCACACTTGTATTCTTGAAAGATACAGAAACCCCTATCAATAGTTTGGCTGCAGATTCCAAGTCTAAAATTAGAAGAATTGTTCATCGGACAATTAGTTTGGATGATATGAAGTTGGTCAAAAATGCTTTGAACATG ACTGTAAATGATGTTGCCTTGGGAATTACTCAAGCTGGTTTATCTAAGTATCTCAACAGGAGATATG CTGTTGGTAAGGAAGACAAGGGGGACACtgaggaaaacaacaatcttCCCTTGGGTATTCGACTTCGTTCTTGTCTTATGATAAATTTAAGATCAAAACCAGGAATTCag GATTTAGCTGATATGATGGAGAAAGGTAGCAAAGGGAAGTGGGGAGGTTGGGGAAATTGGTTTGGTTGTGCTCTTTTACCATTTAAGATTGCACTACATGATGATCCTTTAGATTATGTTAAAGAAGCTAAGGCAACCATTGATAGAAAGAAGAACTCATTTGAAGCTTTGTACACTTTGGTCATGGCAGAATTACTCAGCAAGATATTTGGCATCAAG GCAGTGAGTGCTATGACTCAGAGAGTATTTTCAAGTGCAACAATTTGCTTCACCAACTTGGTTGGACCACAGGAGGAAATTGAGTTTTGTGGCCATCCCTTAGCTTATTTTGCTCCAACTTCTTATGGCCAACCAAAT GCATTGACGATCAATTTCCAAAGCTATATCAACAAGATGACTATCGTCCTATCACTTGATGAAAGTGCTATTCCTGATCCACAACAACTACTTGATGATTTTGAAGATTCTATGAAGCTAATAAAAGATGCTGTTATCGAAAGAGGACTCGTCAATAATAGAAATGACCAAGAAATGAAAGATATATGA